In the Muricauda sp. MAR_2010_75 genome, one interval contains:
- a CDS encoding MFS transporter, whose protein sequence is MEHNKATTKRYFHIIGLVMIVFFVISFITNILNSIIVDVKGSFDLSLTLTGLLPFTFFIAYGIMSIPAGFLSERFSEKTLLSVSFLVMAIASMGFALTPQYSVFSITLFILGCCMAVLQVIINPMLRVAGGEEHFAFNSVLAQLVFGSASFLSPYLYKYLVNKEEVSNDMIADMLRGWVPEDLPWASLYIVFAGISLLLFFYVFFTKYPKFEKTEEERAGDKSSYWDLLKNKWTLLYFIGMFCYVGTEQGVGNWISQFLSEYHGLDPQTTGADTVSYFWAMLTVGCLLGLLLLKFMDSRKLLIFATSITIVCLILALTGSSQMALIGFPMVGFFISVMYSIIVSLALNSVKEHHGSLSGILCTGIAGGAVIPFMVGGLGEMLTLKSGMFFLILPLAFILSIGFWAKPLVNNKTISLKKEQ, encoded by the coding sequence ATGGAGCACAACAAGGCCACAACCAAAAGATATTTTCACATCATTGGGTTGGTAATGATCGTATTCTTTGTAATATCCTTCATCACCAACATACTGAACTCCATAATAGTGGATGTTAAGGGTAGTTTTGATCTAAGTCTGACTTTGACAGGCCTACTGCCATTTACATTCTTTATCGCATATGGGATCATGTCCATACCTGCAGGGTTCCTTTCCGAAAGGTTTAGTGAGAAGACCTTACTGTCCGTATCCTTTCTGGTAATGGCCATTGCCTCTATGGGCTTTGCCCTTACCCCACAGTACAGCGTGTTCAGTATTACACTATTTATACTGGGTTGTTGTATGGCGGTCCTTCAGGTCATTATTAATCCCATGTTACGCGTGGCCGGAGGTGAGGAACATTTTGCCTTCAACTCGGTACTGGCGCAATTGGTGTTTGGGTCAGCGTCTTTTTTAAGTCCTTATCTCTATAAATACTTGGTGAACAAGGAAGAGGTTTCCAACGATATGATTGCAGACATGTTGCGGGGATGGGTGCCTGAGGATTTGCCTTGGGCCTCGCTCTATATTGTGTTTGCCGGAATATCCCTTTTGTTGTTTTTCTATGTTTTTTTTACCAAATATCCAAAGTTTGAAAAGACTGAGGAGGAAAGGGCAGGGGACAAAAGCTCCTATTGGGATTTATTGAAAAACAAATGGACCTTACTGTATTTTATAGGGATGTTTTGTTATGTGGGTACGGAACAAGGTGTTGGAAATTGGATATCCCAATTCTTATCCGAATACCACGGACTTGACCCACAAACCACAGGAGCTGACACTGTATCCTATTTTTGGGCCATGTTGACGGTAGGATGTCTGCTGGGCCTTCTATTGTTGAAGTTTATGGATAGCCGGAAACTGTTGATTTTCGCAACATCCATAACCATAGTCTGTCTTATTTTGGCCTTGACAGGCTCATCCCAAATGGCATTGATAGGTTTTCCAATGGTAGGATTCTTTATTTCGGTAATGTATTCCATTATAGTTTCATTGGCGCTCAACTCGGTAAAGGAACACCATGGTTCGTTGTCCGGAATTTTATGTACCGGTATAGCAGGTGGGGCGGTCATTCCATTTATGGTAGGGGGGCTGGGTGAAATGTTGACCCTGAAATCTGGAATGTTTTTTCTGATACTGCCCTTGGCATTTATTCTTTCCATCGGCTTTTGGGCCAAACCCTTGGTAAATAATAAGACGATAAGCTTAAAGAAGGAACAGTGA
- a CDS encoding ROK family protein: MKGIGAEVLGVDIGGTKIKSGRVMGNRIVDTHLIEVNRDDSEEIALNKVFGAIDELMTDSIRAIGIGVPAVVDPDSGMVYDVQNIPSWTKVPLRRKVQDRYNVPVHINNDANCFALGEKHFGKAMGYSNCVALSLGTGLGMGILVDGKLYNGVLCGAGEVGMIPYKDGIMEHYAGSFFFDEKYGESAKALFRKAMDKDKLALQAYKEYGVHLGEAIKAILYMYAPQAIVLGGSISKAYAFFKESMHETLISFAYQKQLEQTKIETSDLMDAPILGAAALCL, encoded by the coding sequence GTGAAAGGGATTGGAGCAGAGGTTCTTGGGGTTGATATAGGTGGAACTAAGATCAAATCGGGCAGGGTGATGGGAAACAGAATAGTGGATACCCATCTCATTGAAGTAAATCGAGATGATTCAGAGGAAATTGCCCTCAATAAGGTGTTTGGGGCCATTGATGAGCTTATGACTGATTCAATTCGAGCCATAGGTATAGGTGTTCCCGCGGTAGTAGATCCAGATTCAGGAATGGTATATGATGTACAAAACATTCCATCTTGGACAAAAGTTCCTTTGAGAAGAAAAGTTCAAGATCGGTACAATGTGCCTGTCCATATTAACAACGATGCCAACTGTTTCGCGTTGGGCGAGAAGCATTTTGGGAAAGCCATGGGATATTCGAATTGTGTAGCGCTTTCATTGGGAACAGGATTGGGTATGGGCATTTTGGTGGATGGAAAGCTATACAATGGCGTACTGTGCGGAGCGGGGGAAGTAGGTATGATTCCTTATAAGGATGGGATTATGGAGCATTATGCAGGTAGTTTTTTCTTTGATGAAAAATACGGGGAGTCGGCCAAAGCCTTATTCAGGAAGGCCATGGATAAAGATAAGTTAGCTCTACAGGCGTACAAGGAATACGGAGTTCATCTAGGAGAAGCCATCAAGGCCATTCTTTATATGTATGCTCCCCAAGCCATAGTCCTTGGCGGATCCATAAGCAAGGCATATGCGTTTTTTAAAGAATCGATGCATGAAACCTTAATTTCATTTGCTTATCAAAAACAATTGGAACAAACAAAAATTGAAACATCAGACTTAATGGATGCTCCCATATTGGGCGCGGCTGCATTGTGTCTGTAA
- a CDS encoding TonB-dependent receptor — MKKTKTIHALSPKVGRRILCCFFLLFIFGHLKAASCTQEDIVAISFENTKLGDVFEMITESTGYKFFYEASDVDLNHKVSISRKDLCVEDFMKELFKDTDLYFEVIARQIVVKHKDKGPLPNLVPQKRIDAPKPQSNLSGTVLDEAGMPLPGASIVAKGTTVGTTTDFDGKFTITLPAGVTEIQVTYIGYRPKEVNVAGQTSITVSMEQDAAALEEVVVVGYGTLAKTKVTGSVVSITPETIVEVPALTPEGALIGQVSGVQVQEVSGEPGAAPNIRVRGSGSISAGNDPLFVVDGIPISRNLTSSSQLGGVANRRATFQPPTINPLATLNPNDIESIQVLKDASAAAIYGSRGGNGVLLITTKKGSNSEEGVFSFDSYVSIQSVANKLDLMNAQELIDYTTDARNNNYLASVDGASINDPIGPGDRGNANYELPESFVNWDGTDTDWQDLIFKTGIVQSYNFSYASPVRNKTSFYVSTGYFSQTGVIDKAKFERYSVLLNLNSQLAKKLNLDVRLAPTVTENQRVPASSPYFATPPGIVYSAIVHSPTVSPYNPDGTINQLNNQSYLGGGTTTASNPLAIIEAVDDQIFQFQTRGSLALTYDILPELSFKTFGGAYINLYNQDFYRANTLLYRNSADGNPYGQASSSTETNWLWENTLNWKKEFGDHYLDAVLGYTAQKDNLTLKQVLANNYPDDLVPTISGGQVFGGTSVKEQWSLLSSLFRVNYSYKDKYLFTGTIRSDKSSRFGKNNQTGYFPSFSVGWRLNEESFLVGSETVSELKLRLSWGQTGNFEIPNYGAVGLLSPQNYNLGGNEINGLVQSTIPNPNLTWEKSEQIDAGIELGLFNNRVFLLADYYDTKTRDLLLNVAISSVSGFETTLRNLGEVQNRGFEIALSTKNFVGDFTWNTDINFSTNKNEVLSLNEGNEPIYSSGSAGVRHVTRVGDPIGSYYGYVVDGIYQSQAEIDSAPLDTQAPDPGVGDFKFKDIDGDGEITPDDRTVTGSYFPDFTWGVNNRFKYKNIDLSFLIQGVEGNEILNLTSRHMKNGEANFNSYAIFNERWRSPSDPGNGSIPRADRESGNHGNNNRPSSFQVEDGSYIRLRNVTLGYTLPTNNLFGSNIQKLRFYVTGTNLFTITDYLGYNPEVSSITTNSLTPGEDYGAFPLTKSFTLGVNLKF, encoded by the coding sequence ATGAAAAAAACCAAAACTATCCATGCTTTGTCGCCAAAGGTCGGTAGAAGAATATTATGCTGTTTTTTCTTACTGTTTATATTCGGCCATTTGAAAGCGGCATCATGTACGCAAGAGGATATTGTTGCCATAAGCTTTGAGAATACGAAGCTAGGGGATGTATTTGAAATGATTACAGAATCAACCGGATACAAGTTTTTCTATGAAGCTTCCGATGTTGACCTGAACCATAAGGTATCCATATCCCGCAAAGACCTTTGTGTTGAAGATTTCATGAAAGAACTTTTCAAGGATACGGACCTGTACTTTGAGGTGATCGCAAGGCAAATTGTGGTGAAGCACAAAGACAAGGGGCCACTGCCCAATTTAGTTCCCCAGAAAAGAATTGATGCACCAAAGCCGCAGTCCAACCTTTCGGGTACGGTTCTGGACGAAGCAGGTATGCCCTTGCCGGGGGCAAGTATTGTGGCCAAAGGGACCACAGTGGGTACAACTACCGATTTTGACGGGAAATTTACCATTACATTGCCAGCAGGTGTTACCGAAATCCAAGTAACCTATATTGGGTATAGACCCAAAGAAGTGAATGTGGCAGGACAGACCTCCATCACGGTTTCCATGGAACAGGATGCCGCTGCCCTTGAAGAAGTTGTGGTAGTGGGGTATGGAACATTGGCCAAAACCAAGGTGACAGGTTCTGTAGTCTCCATTACCCCAGAAACCATTGTTGAGGTTCCCGCACTGACCCCGGAAGGTGCCCTGATCGGCCAAGTTTCCGGTGTGCAGGTACAGGAAGTCTCCGGTGAACCAGGAGCGGCCCCTAACATTAGGGTGCGTGGTTCAGGTTCTATTTCTGCGGGAAACGACCCATTGTTTGTTGTGGACGGAATCCCTATTTCGCGTAACCTTACCTCATCAAGTCAGTTGGGAGGTGTTGCCAATAGAAGGGCTACGTTCCAACCCCCGACCATTAATCCATTGGCTACGCTAAATCCAAATGATATTGAATCCATTCAAGTACTCAAGGATGCAAGTGCCGCAGCTATTTATGGATCTAGGGGAGGTAATGGGGTTCTTTTGATCACCACCAAGAAAGGGTCCAACTCTGAAGAAGGAGTATTTTCTTTTGATTCTTATGTGAGCATACAGTCCGTTGCCAATAAGTTGGATTTGATGAATGCCCAAGAATTGATAGACTATACTACGGATGCCAGGAACAACAATTATCTGGCCTCTGTTGATGGAGCTTCCATCAATGATCCCATAGGACCCGGAGATAGAGGGAATGCCAACTACGAACTACCGGAATCCTTTGTTAACTGGGATGGTACGGATACTGATTGGCAAGACCTTATCTTTAAGACCGGGATAGTTCAGAGTTACAATTTTTCATACGCATCACCGGTAAGGAACAAGACAAGTTTTTATGTATCCACGGGCTATTTTTCCCAAACCGGGGTTATAGATAAGGCGAAGTTTGAGCGGTACTCCGTACTGCTGAACCTAAATTCCCAACTTGCCAAAAAGTTGAACTTGGATGTAAGATTGGCCCCGACCGTTACCGAAAACCAACGGGTACCGGCATCTTCACCTTATTTTGCCACGCCTCCAGGTATCGTCTATTCAGCCATAGTGCATTCTCCAACAGTGAGTCCATACAATCCTGACGGTACCATAAACCAACTGAACAACCAATCCTATTTGGGAGGTGGGACCACAACGGCAAGTAATCCTTTGGCAATCATCGAAGCCGTGGATGACCAAATATTCCAATTTCAGACAAGGGGAAGCCTTGCATTGACTTACGATATTTTACCGGAGTTGAGTTTTAAGACCTTCGGAGGGGCATACATTAATTTGTACAATCAGGATTTTTACCGTGCCAACACATTGTTGTACAGAAATTCGGCGGATGGTAACCCGTATGGACAGGCATCATCTTCCACAGAGACCAATTGGCTTTGGGAGAATACCCTCAATTGGAAAAAGGAATTTGGAGACCATTACTTGGATGCTGTTTTGGGATATACCGCCCAAAAGGACAATTTGACATTGAAACAGGTATTGGCCAACAACTATCCGGATGATTTGGTTCCCACCATCAGTGGGGGACAGGTGTTTGGTGGCACCTCTGTAAAGGAACAGTGGTCGTTATTGTCCTCTCTATTCAGGGTCAACTACAGTTACAAGGACAAGTATTTGTTTACCGGTACGATTCGTTCCGATAAATCATCCAGATTCGGAAAGAATAACCAAACGGGATATTTTCCTTCTTTCTCGGTTGGATGGCGATTGAACGAAGAATCGTTCTTGGTCGGGTCAGAAACCGTTTCCGAGCTAAAACTTAGATTGAGTTGGGGGCAGACGGGTAACTTTGAGATTCCCAATTATGGGGCCGTTGGCCTATTATCCCCCCAAAACTATAACTTGGGAGGAAATGAAATCAACGGTTTGGTCCAGAGTACCATTCCCAATCCCAATCTGACTTGGGAGAAATCGGAACAGATTGATGCAGGTATTGAACTGGGATTGTTCAACAATCGAGTTTTTCTTTTGGCCGATTACTACGATACAAAAACCAGAGATTTGTTGTTGAATGTTGCCATTTCCTCGGTATCTGGGTTTGAAACTACGTTGAGAAATCTTGGTGAAGTACAAAACAGGGGATTTGAGATTGCGTTGAGCACCAAGAATTTTGTAGGAGATTTTACGTGGAATACGGATATCAATTTTTCAACCAATAAGAATGAAGTGCTTTCGCTCAATGAAGGAAACGAACCCATTTATTCTTCAGGTAGTGCCGGTGTACGCCACGTAACAAGGGTAGGAGACCCGATAGGAAGCTATTACGGATATGTAGTGGACGGTATATACCAATCACAGGCAGAAATAGATAGTGCTCCCCTGGATACCCAGGCTCCTGATCCAGGTGTCGGTGATTTCAAGTTCAAGGACATTGATGGGGACGGAGAGATCACTCCAGATGATAGAACGGTTACCGGGAGTTATTTTCCGGATTTTACCTGGGGGGTAAACAATAGGTTCAAGTACAAGAACATAGATTTGAGCTTCTTGATCCAAGGAGTCGAAGGGAATGAGATCTTGAACCTTACCTCAAGACATATGAAGAACGGGGAGGCCAATTTTAATTCCTATGCCATTTTCAATGAACGATGGAGGTCGCCTTCCGACCCTGGGAACGGGTCGATTCCACGGGCGGACAGAGAATCTGGAAATCATGGAAATAACAACAGACCGTCTTCTTTCCAAGTAGAGGATGGGTCGTATATCCGATTGAGGAATGTGACCTTGGGTTATACATTGCCAACCAATAATCTTTTTGGAAGCAACATCCAGAAACTTAGGTTCTATGTTACGGGAACAAATCTTTTTACGATTACCGATTACCTTGGTTACAACCCAGAGGTGAGTAGTATTACCACGAACAGTTTAACCCCGGGCGAGGATTATGGAGCATTTCCATTGACCAAATCCTTTACCCTAGGAGTAAACTTAAAGTTCTAA
- a CDS encoding FecR family protein codes for MTKFDIRRTITRYINQEATQEELSMLYEWVKKGNNQEVFKKYVQADFLINYQNRSWKSEEAFKNFLETIKENDSKKVRSLLVRGDMWKYAAAIVVIVSTSLFALLYSTPQEDMTPRVDLNMITLQLENGEVLNLDPSANGTIKSKKGNTVFSLVEGVLTQKNGTKGKKVEKNNVLKIPYGKKLSVTLQDGTVVMLNSGSTLSYPASFSGKDKREVYLQGEAFFEVAKNPEQPFFVKTNTIYTQVYGTVFNVSAYTEDGVAEVVLVEGSVGVGEVDVNTSKTPQMLKPSQKASKLLDVESGFVVEDVDVSSYVSWTKGILTFENEAMSNIIKKLERQYNIRIINQFEELGERRFTGMFDVEDIDRVLKTIQTHTRFSYQKEGKTITIKEPNKQ; via the coding sequence ATGACCAAGTTCGATATAAGAAGAACTATTACAAGATACATCAACCAGGAAGCTACCCAAGAAGAATTGTCAATGTTGTATGAGTGGGTAAAAAAGGGGAACAACCAAGAAGTGTTCAAAAAGTATGTTCAGGCAGATTTCCTGATAAATTATCAGAACAGATCTTGGAAGTCTGAGGAAGCCTTCAAAAATTTCTTGGAAACCATAAAAGAGAATGACTCCAAAAAGGTAAGGTCATTGTTGGTACGCGGAGATATGTGGAAATATGCGGCTGCCATAGTGGTAATTGTATCCACATCCTTGTTTGCATTGCTATACAGTACTCCGCAAGAGGATATGACTCCTCGAGTGGACTTAAATATGATAACGTTGCAATTGGAGAATGGTGAAGTGTTGAATCTAGACCCAAGTGCCAATGGAACGATTAAAAGCAAAAAGGGAAATACTGTTTTTTCTTTGGTAGAAGGAGTACTCACCCAAAAGAATGGAACCAAAGGGAAGAAAGTGGAAAAAAACAATGTACTGAAGATCCCTTATGGGAAAAAGCTCTCGGTAACCCTACAAGATGGTACCGTGGTCATGTTGAATTCGGGGTCTACATTGAGCTATCCGGCTAGTTTTTCCGGGAAGGACAAAAGAGAGGTGTATTTGCAGGGAGAAGCCTTTTTTGAAGTGGCCAAGAACCCGGAACAACCGTTTTTTGTCAAAACCAATACAATATATACCCAAGTGTATGGTACAGTGTTCAATGTATCCGCTTATACAGAGGATGGAGTGGCGGAAGTGGTTTTGGTAGAAGGCTCGGTAGGAGTTGGGGAAGTTGATGTAAATACCTCCAAAACCCCACAAATGCTAAAGCCCTCACAAAAAGCTTCAAAGCTACTTGATGTGGAGAGTGGTTTTGTTGTGGAAGATGTGGATGTTTCTTCATATGTGTCGTGGACCAAAGGCATATTGACCTTTGAAAACGAGGCGATGTCCAACATTATAAAAAAGCTGGAGCGTCAGTATAACATACGGATTATAAACCAATTTGAAGAATTGGGTGAGCGAAGATTCACGGGAATGTTCGATGTGGAGGACATAGACCGGGTTTTGAAAACAATTCAGACCCATACCCGCTTCAGCTATCAAAAAGAAGGAAAAACAATAACAATAAAAGAACCTAACAAACAATAG
- a CDS encoding heavy-metal-associated domain-containing protein, with protein MSTLQFKSNIKCSGCANTVKPFLDKVDGVTDWSVDFASQDKLLTVQTTSATEEEITSAVESAGYHLTKK; from the coding sequence ATGAGTACATTACAATTCAAATCAAATATTAAGTGCAGTGGGTGTGCCAATACCGTAAAACCATTTTTGGATAAGGTGGATGGCGTGACCGATTGGTCGGTTGACTTTGCCTCCCAAGACAAATTATTGACCGTTCAGACTACAAGTGCCACGGAAGAGGAAATTACCTCTGCCGTTGAATCGGCTGGATATCATTTGACCAAGAAATAA
- a CDS encoding RNA polymerase sigma factor — translation MDQKKYSDEHLLVEQLKEGCQEAYGYLFGIYHRELCNYMTVVSGSTRVAEDIAQQTFIRLWDNRERLVVQENKLKHYIFKIAYHLFIDSKRKKKKEFELLESLKQEAYLEVADTDASLFEERLKRVETEIENLPEQCKRVFIMSKKEGLKYQEISERLDISIKTVEVHMGKALKRLRAQLTIFF, via the coding sequence ATGGACCAAAAAAAATACAGTGATGAACATCTTCTTGTTGAGCAGCTGAAAGAAGGCTGCCAAGAAGCCTATGGATACCTTTTTGGGATATACCATAGAGAACTGTGCAATTACATGACGGTGGTCTCTGGCAGTACAAGGGTCGCCGAAGATATAGCCCAACAAACTTTTATTAGGTTATGGGACAACAGGGAACGGTTGGTTGTCCAAGAAAACAAACTAAAGCATTACATCTTCAAAATAGCCTACCACCTCTTTATAGACTCAAAACGGAAAAAGAAAAAGGAATTTGAGTTGTTGGAGAGTCTCAAACAAGAAGCGTATCTGGAAGTTGCAGATACCGATGCTTCACTTTTTGAGGAACGATTGAAAAGAGTGGAGACCGAAATAGAAAACCTCCCCGAACAGTGTAAGCGGGTCTTTATAATGAGTAAAAAGGAAGGCCTTAAATACCAAGAGATCTCCGAGAGACTTGATATATCCATCAAAACTGTTGAAGTGCATATGGGCAAAGCACTGAAAAGACTTAGGGCCCAACTGACCATTTTCTTCTAA
- a CDS encoding RagB/SusD family nutrient uptake outer membrane protein — protein sequence MKRVLYIILCTVLFAGCSEDFTDLAPVSNRNEADFYNSADDFEVAINASYSGLQSTGIYGRGYWTMFEMRSDNTDQGPDATGLARQYTEINSFTEDALNEQITSAWSESYKVIANCNVILERIPNVEMDASLKNRVTGEALFIRSLVYYHMAIGFGNIPLQLTPYISGEELTQVDQNTILGQLVTDLTAAEDALPVSYSGSEVGKATKGAAATLLAKVLLTLGEDSAAETVLRRIIANYGYELLPDYADLWGVANENNAESIFEVQYISGGIGQGSLFTNDFSPSTDLQTGSGFGRNRPTVSMLEAYEDGDLRYDISMGDSYVDLEGETIEARYIKKYRSDLAIENDSDTNFVVFRYADVLLMLAEALGETPESYDLINEIRNRVNLPDIDASTPGTFEEKLLQERRVELAFENHRWPDLKRFGMVDKIQDAEPFITGTREFFYIPQREMDINPNFVQN from the coding sequence ATGAAACGAGTTCTATATATAATACTATGCACGGTTCTATTCGCCGGATGTAGTGAAGACTTTACCGACCTTGCACCAGTATCCAATAGGAATGAAGCCGATTTCTATAATTCTGCGGATGATTTTGAAGTGGCCATCAATGCAAGTTATTCAGGGCTTCAAAGCACAGGAATTTATGGAAGGGGGTATTGGACCATGTTCGAGATGCGAAGCGATAATACCGATCAAGGTCCGGATGCCACAGGGTTGGCACGTCAATACACCGAAATCAATTCCTTTACCGAAGATGCGTTGAACGAGCAGATTACTTCCGCATGGAGTGAATCGTACAAGGTGATTGCCAATTGCAACGTGATTTTGGAACGGATACCTAATGTGGAAATGGATGCCTCCCTAAAGAACAGGGTCACAGGAGAAGCACTGTTCATTAGATCATTGGTGTACTATCATATGGCCATCGGTTTTGGAAACATCCCTTTACAGCTTACACCATATATCTCTGGGGAAGAGCTGACACAGGTCGACCAAAACACGATTTTGGGACAATTGGTCACGGACCTGACCGCGGCCGAAGATGCCTTACCGGTTTCTTACTCGGGCAGTGAAGTGGGAAAAGCAACAAAGGGAGCGGCTGCTACTCTTTTGGCCAAGGTATTGCTGACCTTGGGTGAAGATTCTGCTGCTGAAACGGTACTTCGGAGAATCATAGCCAATTATGGATATGAACTGCTTCCAGACTATGCCGATTTATGGGGTGTGGCCAATGAGAACAATGCGGAATCCATTTTTGAGGTGCAATACATCAGTGGGGGGATTGGACAAGGAAGCCTTTTTACCAACGATTTTTCACCCAGTACCGATTTGCAAACAGGCTCAGGATTTGGGCGAAACCGACCTACGGTTTCCATGTTGGAGGCATATGAGGACGGTGACCTTCGGTATGATATATCGATGGGGGATTCTTATGTGGATTTGGAAGGAGAGACCATAGAAGCTAGGTACATCAAAAAGTACCGATCTGATTTGGCAATTGAAAACGATTCCGATACCAACTTTGTGGTTTTTAGATATGCAGATGTACTTCTTATGCTGGCCGAAGCATTGGGGGAAACACCCGAAAGCTATGATTTGATCAATGAGATTAGGAATAGGGTAAATCTTCCCGATATTGATGCCTCCACTCCAGGAACCTTCGAAGAAAAACTATTGCAGGAAAGAAGAGTGGAGCTTGCTTTTGAGAACCATAGATGGCCAGATTTAAAACGCTTTGGTATGGTGGATAAAATCCAGGATGCTGAACCCTTCATCACCGGGACAAGGGAGTTTTTCTATATCCCACAACGTGAGATGGACATTAACCCAAATTTTGTACAGAACTAA
- a CDS encoding DoxX family membrane protein: protein MVRIGLGVTLILFGLDMFFELLPHNQVMIKEFVFACHGLLTNEFIMSMVGVVELISGICSIIGRWIIVALSVMVSIAFGILGFNFKVDI, encoded by the coding sequence ATGGTTCGAATAGGATTGGGGGTTACCTTAATCCTATTCGGGTTGGATATGTTTTTTGAACTTCTTCCGCACAACCAAGTGATGATCAAAGAATTTGTGTTCGCTTGCCATGGGCTGCTGACCAATGAATTTATAATGTCCATGGTAGGTGTTGTCGAACTTATATCCGGAATATGCTCGATTATTGGAAGATGGATAATCGTTGCACTATCGGTCATGGTCTCCATTGCTTTTGGAATCCTTGGTTTTAACTTTAAGGTTGATATATAG
- a CDS encoding PIG-L deacetylase family protein, whose amino-acid sequence MRKLMMAICLCFAFATIQAQEKKVLNIIAIGAHPDDCDSKFGGTAALFAKMGHNVKFLALTNGDAGHQSMGGGPLAKKRRQEAKDAAKALGIAEYEVLDNHDGELFPTLNVRLEVIRRIRGWNADIVLGLRPNDYHPDHRNAGSVVQDAAYMNIVPNVAPDTPPLKKNPVFLYMSDHFKKPYPFQKDIAVIVDDVIDTKVKGLAAHDSQMFEWLPWTNGMDLATIPKGEKERLAWLKDRWMNRKPDAGTLEVVKKWYPNVDVSKVKQVEFFEICEYGKQPTEEEIKELFPMLGTE is encoded by the coding sequence ATGAGAAAATTAATGATGGCAATTTGCCTTTGCTTTGCCTTTGCAACCATCCAGGCACAAGAAAAAAAAGTACTCAATATTATAGCCATTGGGGCACACCCTGATGACTGTGACTCAAAATTCGGGGGTACTGCAGCACTCTTTGCAAAAATGGGCCACAATGTGAAATTTTTGGCGTTGACCAACGGAGACGCAGGCCACCAAAGCATGGGAGGAGGGCCATTGGCCAAAAAGCGCAGACAAGAGGCCAAGGATGCGGCCAAAGCTTTGGGTATTGCGGAATACGAAGTTCTGGATAACCATGATGGGGAGCTGTTTCCCACTTTGAACGTTCGACTGGAGGTAATCCGAAGAATACGTGGCTGGAACGCTGATATCGTTTTAGGGTTGAGACCCAATGATTATCATCCCGATCATAGAAATGCAGGTTCCGTTGTACAAGATGCAGCCTACATGAACATTGTGCCCAACGTAGCTCCGGACACACCACCCCTTAAAAAGAATCCAGTTTTTCTATACATGAGCGACCACTTTAAAAAGCCATACCCATTCCAAAAAGACATTGCGGTGATAGTGGATGATGTGATCGATACCAAAGTCAAAGGTTTGGCGGCCCACGATTCACAAATGTTCGAATGGTTGCCATGGACCAATGGAATGGACCTTGCCACCATTCCCAAAGGAGAAAAGGAAAGACTGGCATGGCTGAAGGACAGATGGATGAACAGAAAACCCGATGCCGGCACTTTGGAAGTCGTAAAGAAGTGGTATCCCAACGTGGATGTCTCCAAAGTAAAGCAGGTGGAGTTCTTTGAGATTTGCGAGTATGGAAAACAACCGACCGAAGAAGAAATCAAGGAATTGTTCCCCATGCTGGGTACAGAATAG